In Ascochyta rabiei chromosome 2, complete sequence, one genomic interval encodes:
- a CDS encoding NineTeen Complex (NTC) component — MEARGPPRVKNKAAAPIQISAEQLLREAVDRQDEKLNAPTQRFADLEELHEHQGRKRKEFEDYVRRNRINMNNWMRYAAWELEQKEFRRARSIFERALDVDSTPVALWLRYIEAEMKHRNINHARNLLDRAVTILPRVDKLWYKYVYMEETLGNIDGARSVFERWVQWEPEESAWSSYIKLEKRHGEFERARAIFERFTVVHPEPKNWIKWAKFEEENGTSDLVRDVYGTAVETLGDEFMDEKLFMAYAKFEARLKETERARAIYKFALDRMPRSKSINLHKAFTTFEKQYGDRDGIEDVVLSKRRVHYEEQIKENPKNYDAWIDFARLEETSGNTDRVRDIYERAIAQIPPTQEKRHWRRYIYLWLFYAVHEESVTKDITRTRQIYQECIRLIPHKRFTFAKLWLQFASFEIRQSQLTAARKLLGQAIGMCPKDKLFKGYIELEMKLFEFTRCRQLYTKFIEFNGSNTQTWIKFAELERGLDDLDRARAIFELAVDEPQLDMPELLWKAYIDFEEGEGEYERTRALYERLLEKTDHVKVWTSWAQLEIGIPDSEAEDNDDEDKPVSEAAKARARAVFERAHKRMKDKDLKEDRVALLNAWKSFETIHGSPEDQENIDKQMPRKVKKRRKLDDDSFEEYVDYIFPADDESAAKLAKLMANAQRWKAAKAAREAENGE; from the exons ATGGAGGCGCGAGGACCTCCGCGCGTCAAGAACAAGGCGGCCGCGCCCATTCAAATCAGCGCGGAGCAGCTGCTGCGCGAAGCAGTCGACCGCCAGGATGAGAAACTCAATGCGCCAACGCAGCGATTTGCGGACCTGGAGGAGCTGCACGAGCACCAAGGTCGCAAGAGGAAGGAGTTCGAGGATTACGTGCGTCGCAACAGGATCAACATGAACAATTGGATGCGCTATGCTGCCTGGGAACTTGAGCAGAAGGAGTTCAGGCGTGCGCGATCAATTTTCGAGCGCGCGCTGGATGTCGACAGCACGCCGGTGGCCCTCTGGTTGAGGTATATCGAAGCTGAGATGAAGCACCGCAACATCAACCACGCGCGAAACCTTCTCGACCGCGCCGTCACTATCCTTCCCCGCGTAGACAAGCTCTGGTACAAGTACGTCTACATGGAAGAGACCCTTGGCAACATTGATGGTGCTCGCTCCGTATTTGAGCGCTGGGTACAATGGGAGCCTGAGGAGTCTGCATGGTCGTCCTACATCAAGCTCGAGAAGAGGCACGGAGAATTTGAAAGAGCAAGGGCTATCTTCGAGCGCTTCACTGTCGTTCATCCCGAACCAAAGAACTGGATCAAATGGGCCAAGTTTGAGGAAGAGAACGGCACCAGCGACTTAGTACGAGACGTGTACGGCACCGCTGTTGAGACACTTGGCGACGAATTCATGGATGAGAAGCTGTTCATGGCATACGCCAAGTTCGAAGCAAGGCTGAAGGAGACAGAGCGAGCAAGAGCCATTTACAAATTTGCGCTGGACCGTATGCCACGCTCGAAATCGATCAACCTTCACAAAGCCTTCACGACATTCGAAAAGCAATACGGCGATCGAGACGGTATCGAGGATGTCGTGCTGTCAAAACGAAGGGTACACTACGAGGAACAGATCAAGGAGAACCCAAAGAACTACGACGCATGGATCGATTTCGCACGGTTGGAGGAGACGTCAGGGAATACAGATCGTGTACGAGATATCTACGAGCGTGCAATTGCACAGATCCCACCCACACAAGAGAAGCGCCATTGGAGGAGGTACATCTACCTGTGGTTGTTT TACGCCGTTCACGAAGAGTCCGTCACGAAAGACATCACCCGTACACGGCAAATATACCAGGAGTGTATACGGCTGATACCTCACAAACGCTTCACCTTTGCCAAGCTTTGGCTGCAGTTCGCATCTTTCGAGATCCGCCAATCCCAATTAACAGCAGCGCGGAAACTTCTTGGCCAAGCAATCGGCATGTGTCCCAAAGACAAGCTCTTCAAAGGCTACATTGAGCTCGAGATGAAACTCTTCGAATTCACTCGCTGCCGTCAACTCTACACAAAATTCATCGAGTTCAACGGTTCAAACACACAAACATGGATAAAGTTCGCCGAACTGGAGCGTGGCCTTGACGACTTGGACCGCGCTCGCGCGATTTTTGAATTAGCAGTAGACGAACCCCAACTCGATATGCCCGAGCTGCTGTGGAAAGCATACATTGACTTTGAAGAGGGTGAGGGCGAATACGAACGCACAAGAGCTCTGTACGAGCGATTACTTGAGAAGACAGACCATGTCAAGGTCTGGACGTCATGGGCACAGCTGGAAATCGGCATCCCTGACTCTGAAGCCGaggacaacgacgacgaagacaaGCCTGTCAGTGAGGCAGCTAAGGCTCGTGCGCGCGCCGTATTTGAGCGTGCGCACAAGCGCATGAAGGACAAAGACCTCAAGGAAGACAGGGTCGCGCTTCTCAATGCCTGGAAGAGCTTTGAAACAATTCATGGCAGCCCAGAGGATCAAGAGAACATCGACAAACAGATGCCGCGAAAGGTCAAGAAGAGGAGAAAGTTGGACGACGACAGTTTCGAGGAGTATGTCGACTACATCTTCCCCGCGGACGACGAGAGCGCTGCCAAGCTTGCGAAGCTCATGGCCAACGCGCAGAGGTGGAAGGCGGCGAAGGCGGCAAGGGAGGCAGAAAACGGGGAGTAA
- a CDS encoding U4/U6-U5 snRNP complex subunit prp31 — translation MATLEQELLADFADSGDEDVADLENDFTGGDFGSPEPENGEDEEMVDEEAEYAEKEGKKKDKGPADIRNAQTLMANLQPVLQQIDEVKDKMEEVMDGESIEDNLEYQLLKEANEFSTQIDGEIQAVHKFIRDNYSLRFPYLEELVKNPVDYAKTVAILGNRPLDDIKNIAQDANNTVGVPLKTILDAPSLMVITVEATRATGRELQDVELAAVMTACKLLLSLDKSKHILTEYVQSRMSVFAPNLTELIGSLTAAQFINYAGGLAGLAKTPACNIAPLGSNKATGLGLATNIGIRHQGFLYHSPILEAVRQDLKKQALRIVSAKVILAARVDMVHQAPDGSTGRQLKEECERRLDKLTEIPANKGVRALPAPDDKPARKRGGRRARKAKEATAMTEIRKAQNRMAFGKEEKEVGYGDSTKGMGMIGATDTGRLRAQQIDPKTRAKLSKKNPGWGGDTTLGAASSLKGFGAGGTATSLRAQGLRTGGVGLQGSGVSSVAFTPVQGLELVDPRAREEANRKRKADEDRWFKGGSFTQLGGKTDAGGFKVPALPMKKPRTE, via the coding sequence ATGGCGACACTCGAGCAGGAACTGCTCGCTGACTTCGCGGATTCTGGCGACGAAGATGTAGCAGATCTCGAGAACGATTTTACTGGCGGAGACTTTGGCTCTCCAGAACCAGAAAACGGTGAGGACGAGGAGATGGTGGATGAGGAGGCAGAATACGCAGAGAAAGAAGgcaagaagaaagacaaAGGGCCAGCGGATATAAGGAATGCGCAGACCCTAATGGCCAACCTACAGCCGGTGCTTCAACAGATCGACGAGGTCAAGGACAAGATGGAGGAAGTAATGGACGGCGAGTCGATCGAGGACAACCTTGAGTACCAGCTACTCAAGGAGGCAAACGAGTTTTCGACCCAGATTGACGGTGAGATCCAGGCGGTGCACAAGTTCATCCGCGATAACTATTCGCTGCGCTTCCCCTACCTCGAAGAGCTCGTCAAGAACCCCGTCGACTATGCAAAGACAGTTGCTATTCTCGGAAACCGCCCGCTAGACGACATAAAGAACATTGCGCAGGATGCAAACAACACTGTTGGAGTGCCGCTGAAGACGATTCTGGATGCGCCGTCACTCATGGTCATTACGGTCGAAGCAACTCGAGCTACCGGCCGCGAACTTCAAGATGTTGAGCTTGCTGCTGTCATGACTGCCTGTAAACTTTTATTGAGTCTCGACAAATCGAAGCACATCCTCACCGAATATGTCCAGTCACGCATGAGCGTATTTGCGCCGAACCTTACGGAACTGATTGGTTCTCTGACTGCGGCCCAATTCATCAACTATGCTGGAGGTCTTGCGGGCCTTGCGAAGACACCTGCTTGTAATATCGCACCATTGGGCTCAAACAAAGCGACTGGCCTAGGTCTCGCAACCAACATTGGGATCAGGCATCAGGGTTTCCTTTACCACAGCCCTATCCTCGAAGCCGTGCGTCAAGACCTCAAGAAGCAAGCACTCCGCATCGTCTCCGCTAAAGTGATTCTCGCCGCCCGTGTCGACATGGTACATCAAGCGCCTGATGGTTCCACCGGTCGTCAGCTCAAAGAAGAATGCGAAAGACGTCTCGACAAGCTTACCGAAATTCCGGCGAACAAGGGCGTCCGCGCTCTTCCCGCCCCAGACGACAAGCCCGCCCGCAAACGTGGTGGTCGACGTGCTCGCAAGGCAAAGGAAGCAACAGCTATGACGGAGATCCGCAAAGCACAAAACAGAATGGCATTTGgcaaggaagagaaggaagtCGGCTACGGCGATTCAACAAAGGGTATGGGCATGATTGGCGCCACCGATACTGGCCGTCTGCGCGCACAGCAAATCGATCCCAAGACAAGAGCGAAGCTCTCAAAGAAGAACCCTGGCTGGGGAGGCGACACGACGCTCGGCGCTGCTTCTTCGCTCAAGGGCTTTGGCGCTGGTGGTACAGCAACGAGTTTGCGTGCACAGGGACTCCGAACTGGTGGTGTTGGCCTCCAAGGCTCAGGCGTGAGCTCTGTTGCCTTCACTCCTGTTCAGGGCTTGGAGCTTGTTGATCCGAGGGCGAGAGAAGAGGCGAATCGAAAGCGCAAGGCCGATGAAGATCGGTGGTTCAAGGGTGGATCGTTCACGCAGCTTGGAGGTAAGACCGACGCCGGAGGTTTCAAGGTACCAGCTCTGCCTATGAAGAAACCTAGGACAGAGTAA